Genomic segment of Candidatus Deferrimicrobiaceae bacterium:
GAGGCATCCGGGTCCGCCGCACCTACCAGCTCAACACGGGCGGCAACACCGACTTCCTCAACATGCTGAGCCGGGAGCGCCTCGAGTCCAAGAAGATCTCCAAGACCGAGGCCGTAACCTCCGTGCTGGGACACGAGATCGCCGACGACGACGTCCACATCGGGCCGTCCGATTACGTGCCCTGGCAGAAAGACAACAAGCTCTGCTTCCTGCGGATCGAGGGGGAGGGATTCGGAGGCCTGCCGATCGAGCTCGAGCTTCGGCTCTCGGTCACCGATTCGCCCAACAGCGCCGGCGTCGTGATGGATGCGATCCGGTTCTGCCGCATCGGGCGCGACATGGGCATTGCGGGGCCGATGATCGCCCCCGCCGCTTATTACATGAAACACCCGCCGAGGCAGCTCACGGACGACGACGCCCACCGGGAGATCGAGGAGTTCCTGGCCGACCATCGCGCCTGGAAAGCCGCGAAAGAAGCGCAACCCAAGACGCCGCACATCGCGACCAGGTAAACGGGGCGGCGAGCCGGGCGCATTCCGCCGCAAGCCGCACCCTCAGCGCATCGTCCGAAGCGATCGCCGCCAACGCCGCATCGATCCCGCCGGGATCGGCAGGATCGTACGCCAGCCCACCCCCTTCGGATCCGACACGCCTTCCCCAGTAGACCGTCCGGGGCGCCACGATCGGCGTTCCGGACGCGATCGCCTCAAGCGGCACCAGGCCGAACGATTCGTACGGCGACGGGCAGACGACGGCGTCGGCCGCGGCATAGTAGTCCGGCATCGCGTCGTACCTGACCGGCCCGGCATAGGCCACGCCGCCTCCGCCCGCGTCCCCTGCCGGGGCACGCTGCCCCGCGACCACCCCCGTGACGTCACGTCTTCCGGAAGCCCGCAAACGTCTTATCGCGGTTACGGCCTCCTCTGTGTTCTTGGCCGCGTCCGGCCGCGCGGCTACCAGGAACAGGAAGCAGGCAGGGTCGATCCCAAGCCTCCTCCGGGCGGCTTCGCGCGCAGGGGGATGGCGGAACCGGTCATCGACGCCCGGCGGGATGACGACCCCGCGGGGGGATGCCTCCAATCGCCAGCGCACCGTCTCGGCCAGGTCGAACGCCGACAGGCAGACCATCGCGTCGACGGAAGCGGCCAACGCTCGTTCGGAGGCCATCCGGATGCACGCATGGGCGTCGGGGACGGTTCCGGGCACGCGATGCTTCCGCTCCTCGATCGTGTGGAACATGAAGGCCAGGGGCAGCGCGGACAAACGGCCTGAGCGGGCGCCGCAGACGGCGCGCGCCGCGATCCCCGACATCCAGTAATGCGCCGACACGGCGCCATACTCGTCGAGGCGATCGCCCACCAGCGTGCGAGCGGCGGAGATGAAGCGCGGCAAGGCGCGCAATGCCCCTTCCCGGGTCGGGGGCTCCTCCTCCCAGCCGCAAGGCAGGTGCAGCACCCGGACGCCGGGAACCGGCCGCGAGACGGCAACCACGCTTTTCGTGCCGCGCGTCAACACATCCGTTTCGATACCGCTCGCGGCGAGCGCCGGAAGCAGTCCCGACAGGAATACGTTCATCCCCCCGGAAAGCCCCTTCCCCGGAGGTTCGTACGGGCAGGTGTGATAGGAAAACAGAAGGTGGCGCACGGTCAGGCGCGGGTGATCGTCGCCCGATAGACGGCTCGGTCGACGCCGCCGAGGTCGTACTTGTACCGCTCGGTGCCGCGCAGGAAGTCGTACTCCCGGAACCCCTCGGCGATCGCCCGTTCGATGGCGCGCGCGATGAGCACCAGCCCCGCATTCGCGTCCCGGTGCGCCGGGTCGAACCCGGAATTGTAGAGCAGGAGCCGGTCGCCCGCGACGATCTGGAAAGCGGCCGCAACGTCCCCGGGTTCGCCGGAGAGAAGCGCCAGCCGCAACGTGCCGTCCTCCGCGAACCTCTGCGCCACCTCGGAGAAAAAGGCCGCCATCGCCTCGGTCATGAACGCAGCCTTGTCGGGATGGCTTTTCCGGTGCAAATCGAGGAAGGCCGGGAAAGCGGAGGCCACCTCGCCGGGATCGCGGCACACGCGGAAAGAGATCCCGGGCAACGCCTCCCCCGCCCGCCGCATCTTGCGGCGCAGCTCGTGGCGCGCCTTCTTGTCGAGCCCCTCCACATATTCATCGAAGGAACCCGGCAGCGACATGCAGGGCGATCTTTCGATCTCCTCGATCTGCAGGGATAATCCTGCAACCGCGCAACGAAGGGCAAGATGCTCGAGCGTAGGCGTTCCGGCGACCAGGTTCTGGAGGACCAGCGGACCCGCCTCGAGCAAGACGCCAAACTCCCCGATCACGGCGTCCCAGAAAGACGCTTCCATCCCCGGGACGATCAGGGCATCGAGGATGTCCGCGACGTCGGTCCCCCCCATGAGTTCCCACCCCGGGTACTCGTCCCCCCGTTCGCAGAGGAAGAGGAAGCCGCTTGCAACGCCGGACGATTCCCACCGCGCGATCCGCCGGCGACGGCCGGATGCGAATGCGATTTCCCATGGCAAGAGGAAGGAAGGGGACAGGAAGGGGGAGCGCGCCGCGGAGCGTTCGTGGACGGATCGCCACTCACCGGCTTCGATGTCTGTCGCCCGGTCGAGCCATGAGATCGGCATGGCGTCAGGCCACCGGGATCGTGGCGGAAATCGGCAGAACGACGGTGAACGTCGCGCCCGCGCCGGGCTCGCTCTCGACCCGGATCTCGCCCCCATGCCGCTTGACGATCCCGTAGCTGACCGAGAGACCGAGGCCCGTCCCCTCGCCGACCGGCTTGGTCGTGAAGAAGGGGTCGAAGATGCGGTGCCGGAATTCGGGAGGGATGCCCTTTCCGGTATCGGACACCGAGATGAAGACCGTTTCTCCGGAAAGCCCCGTTCGCACGGTCAGCACCCCGCCTTCCGGCATCGCCTGGGAGGCGTTGAGTATGAGGTTGGTGAATACCTGCTGCAATTGCATCGGATTGCCCCGGATCACGGGAAGCGCCGGGTAAAGCTCCCGCACGAGCTCGATATGCCCCTGCTTGAGCTGCTTGGCCACGAACACCAGCGTCCTTTCGAGAAGATCGTTAAGGTGTACGTCGGCGATCTCCTCATCGTGCTGGCGGGCGAACTTGAGCATGTCGAGGATGATCGACCGGCACCGTTGCGACAGCTCGTCGATGTGACCGAAGTACGTGATCATCCGGTCGACGTCGGCCGGGGTGATCTCGGCCCGCGGCTTGTCCCGGAAGAGCTCGATGCCCAGCTCGGAGTAGCCCATGATCCCGCTGAGGGGATTGTTGAGCTCGTGCGCGACGCCCGCGGCCAATTGCCCCATGGCGGCCAGCTTCTCGACCTCGACCATGCCGAGGTGCAGTTTCTCGAGCTCCCGGGTCTTTTCGGCGACGCGCTGTTCGAGCGTGCGATTCCAGGCGGAGATCTCGCGAACCGCGCCATCGAGCGACAGGCTCATCCGGTTGAAGGCGCCGGCAAGCTCGCCGACCTCGTCTTCGCCGCCGACGGGGATCGTCTCGCCATAGCGCCCCTCGGAGATCTCGCCGGCCAGCCGTGTCAACTTCTTGAGCGGGCGCAGCGCCTGCACGATCAGCAGCAGGAATACGACCGCCGTCACGCCGGCGAACGCGAGCGCGCCGCCCACGATTCCGATCGTCGTGTGAAAGAGCGTCAGCGATTCCCCGGTGCGCGACCGGGAAAAGCCGACGGCGAGGACGCGACCGTCGAACGTGTGGAGTGGAGTCACGACGACCGCCTGCGGGTCCGGGTTGCAGTCGAAGATGAAATAGAGCGGCTTCCCACCCTCGAGGAGGCGCCAGCCGGCCGCCGTGAATAGCGTCTCCTTGATGCATTGCATGCAGCTGTAGCACGTCGACGAGGTGGCAATCTGTTCGTCCTTCAGAAACAGGGAGATGTCCCCCCCCAGGGCGTCCTTTTCCTGCCGCAGGAACTGGCGACCGATCGGCATCGACGCCGTGATGACACGCCGTTCGGAGCCGGAACCGACCGGAACCGCGGCGACGATGCTCACGCGCTTCGGCGAGCCGCCCGAAAGCACGTAATCGACCGTGGGCATGCCGGCGAACGCGCGCCGGAGGAGATCGCCGTATTCCTTCGTGACCTCGGCCTGGCGCACCTCGTCGACCTCGATGTTCAGGGAACGGGCCTTCTCGACCAGGGAGATCGTGAGCGGCGACGTTTCCCGGCCGGCCCCGCTCTCGTCGGAGCTGGAGGCCATGAGGTCCGCCAGGACCGACACCTCCTGCCGTGCCTGCCCAAGATCGCTGACGAGATTGCCCATCGATGAGACCAGCTCGCGGCGCGTCGCGTTCTCGAGGTCGCGCTTGATGACGGTCCGCAGCAGCAGGATGCCGGCGACGCTGACCGCGACGAGCAGGAGGGCGAATGCCGCAGCCAGCCTGAAGGCGAGGTGCTTCCGCAATGCGGAAAGGAACGGAACCCTCATTTCTTCTCCAACGGGTATCCGGTATCGCTCGCGAGCGCGTAGACGTTCGCATAATCCGCATCGGCCGTCGGGACAAACCGGTCGGCGCCCAGCGCCTCGAGCGATCGCCTGCCGGCCACGCTCTTGTGAATCGACAGGAGCAGGTCGCGGAACCGTCCCACCTGCCGCGCGTTCATCTCGCGGGAGACGACCAACGCGTTCTCGGGAAAAGTGGACGTCCGGTCGATCTCCCGAAGATGCGCGGCCACGCCGGGCTCGGTCCGCACGATGCGCCGGAGGACGAGGTCCTTGACCGCCGCCGCGTCGGCCTTTCCTTCGAGCACCATCCGGATGGCCTCTTCATGGGATCGGGCCCGGATCGCCTGGCCGAAGAACGCCACGGGATCGCTTGCGCCCATCTTCCGCTGGATCGACCGCATGCATAGCTCGCCGGCGGAGGTGTCGGGGACGTAGGCAAACCGTTTCCCGCGCAAAGCCGAAAGGCTCCTGAGGGAGCCGTCGGCACGGACCACCACCACCCCCCGATACCACGAGACCCCTTCGGCCTCGGGCCGGGCCACGGGAACGATGCCGAACCGGGTCTTCAGGCGCGCATACGCCAGGCTGCCGACAAAGGCAGCATCGATCCGTCCCTCCTGGAACGCTTGAACCACGTCCTCGTAGGTCAGGAGAAGCTTGATTCTCGTATCGACGTCGAGCTGCTCGGCAATCATCTGGGAGATGCCCGCGTACCTTTTCTCCTGGACGATGGCGCCGAGTTCGGGGATCACCCCGATGGTCAGCGTTCCGGACAGCGGCGACTTCTTCTTCGGGGTGGCATCGCCATCGGTCGCCCGGCAGTGGCAGGAAGTGACCGGAAACTTGTCGACGGCCGCGACCAGCCCCAGGGAGGTGATCTGGTGGACTCCTTCGACGGAAACGAGGTGGTTCGCCATCTCCTTGACCGGATCGGGCGCGTCTTTCCGGAAGATCATGGCGTATTCCAGGCGGTAGGGGTAGGCGGCTTCCCGGTCGCCGGAGGAAACGGGCGGCCGGCCGTCGATCGCCAGCGGGACGACCGGGAACTTCTCGACCAGTGTCCGTGACAGGGGAACGCAGGCAAGGATGCCCGTAATCGACCGGGTCGCATGCAGGACGGCCTCACTCGTCTCGATCGGGAGGGCGGAGGAGCGCGAGGCCGGCGAGTGCCCCGCCACCGACTCGGCGGCGGCCCGCAGCGTCGAGTTGGCAGGCCGCTCGACGACCCGGATCGGGAGGTCCTTCCCGCCCACTTCCTTCCAGTTGGCGATGCGGCCGCCGTAGATGGCGGCCAGCTGGGCGGAGGTGAGGGCGGTCACGCCGGCATCCTCCCCGGCGATGAAGACTGCGCCGTCCCAGGCGAACGGAACGTAGTTGATGTCGCCCTCGATGATCCCGGGCCCCGGCCTCCGGGCCGTCACCCCGAGGTCGGCGGCCCCCTTCCGGATGATACCCGGGATGTCGGCCGACTGCGCGTGAATGATTTCGACCGTCAGGTCCGCACTCGCGGAGTATCCCTCGACCAGCTTCCGGAACGCGGAGATGTTCTCGTCGGAGGCGACGACGCGAATGATCTTGCGGGAATCGGCGGGCGCCGGCAGCACCTCGACCCGGTGCTTGTTCGCGTCGCACCCGGCCGCAACCGAAAGCAGGAGGACGGCCGCCGAAAGTATCGAAGGGATGCGGGGGAAACTCATTTCGGGCCGTCAGCGCCCCCTGCGCCCGGAACGGCTGGGGTGCCGGAAGCCGGGGCGAAGGCGCTGCGCAGCGTCATCAGGCGCAAGGCAGCCTCCTCGGCAACCCCGTTCGCCGCGGACGCGACCGATTCACGCACGCCGTCCGGCGTGACGAAAAACGGCTCTGACGTCCAGACGTCCGATGAGATCACACCGCTGTTCCATCCGCCCGGTACCCCCTCCCCCTCTGCGGAAACAGTCAACCCGATGGATGCGAAGGACTCGACCTTGACGGAGTGGATGCGCTTGGCGCTGACCCGGAAATCGTCGATCCGGCCGCGAACCGTCACCAGGACGCCCGCCGGGACGTGCCCGGCCATCGACACCCGGACGACGGGGACCCCCCGTTCGAAGAGGGACGCCGACACGAGGTCGGCGACCGCCGCGCCCGGTGTGCCTTTCCACATGATCGGCCGCACGTTGTCGAAGTCGCGTCCAAGGACCGCGTCTTCCCCGCCGGCATATTCGAAATCGACCACGGCGACGCGCGGAAGGACGTTGTCGGACGAAATCGTCCGACCCGGGGAGAGCAGGCTCCCGGTAAGCGAGAGCGGCCGCCCCGAAGCGCACCCGCATCCCATCGCCGCGATCATCAGCCCGATCAGGATCAACCGTTTATTCCCTGGCACGAATTCCTCCGAATGATGTTCCGACCTGCGCCGTTCCGATGGCAGGCCTGCTTTAACTCTATGGGATTCCCGGGAATCTTTCAACGGCGCCGCCACTTGAAAGCGTGCGGCTCGATGGCGTATCTTGAACTTCCCGCCCGGGAAAGCCTGGAGCCGGGGCAGACAAGGAGAACATATGCCCGCAGCGGCCGAAATACGGGAAGCGATCCTCAAGGGGTCCTGGATCCGCAAGATGTTCGAGGAGGGGGCCCAGCTCAAGGCCGCGATCGGCGCCGACAAGGTGTACGATTTCACGCTCGGCAACCCCTACGGCAACCCTCCGCCCCGTCTCGCGGCCGAGATCGCCCGACTCGCCGACCACCCGGCTGCCGACCTCCACAAATACATGTCCAACGCGGGATTTCCCGAAGTCCGCGAAACCATCGCCGGGTCTCTGGCGAAATCGACCGGCGTTCCCTTTTCCGGAAGCATGCTCGTCATGACGGCCGGCGCTGCGGGCGCCCTCAACATCGCGCTGCATGCGCTGCTGTCTCCCGGCGATGAGGTGATCGTCGTCGCCCCCTATTTCGTCGAGTACATGTTCTACATCCGCAACGCCGGCGGGGTGCCGGTCGTGGCCGAGTCCGATGCCGACTTTCGGCTCGACCCGTCCGCCGTCGCCGCTGCGCTGACGGCCCGGACCAAGGCGATCATCCTCAATACGCCCAACAACCCGACCGGCACGATCTACCCTGAAAGCGCGCTGCGCGCGCTCGATGTGCACCTCGCCGAACGGGAGCGGGCGACCGGGAATCCGATCTACGTGATCTCCGACGAGCCCTATCGGAAGATCGTCCATCCCGGCAACCGTTTCGATCCGCCCGCCGCGTCGCTCCGGAATTGCCTCGTAGCCTACTCCCACTCCAAGGATCTGAACATCCCGGGCGAGCGGATCGGCTACCTGGCCGTCAGCCCCCGCGCCGCCGACGCGGACGAAGTCGCCGAGGCGTGCGTGTTCTGCAACCGGGTGCTCGGGTTCGTCAACGCGCCGTCGCTGATGCAGCGCGCGGTCGCATCGCTCCAGGACGAGCCCGCCGACATGTCGGTGTACACCGCCAATCGCGACGCTCTCCTCGAGGTCCTCGGCGAGTCCGGCTTCCGCGTCCTCCCGCCGGGGGGCGCGTTCTACCTGTTCGTCCCCACGCCCGGCGCCGACGAAATGGAATTCGTCTCGGCCGCGCACGCCGAAAACGTGCTTGTCGTCCCCGGGAGCGGATTCGGTAGGCCCGGGCACTTCCGGGTGGCTTACTGCGTGTCCCCCGGCACCGTCGAACGCTCGCTGCCAGCATGGCGCCGCCTTGGCGAACGGTTTTTCGGAAAGCGTGGTGGCCGCTCATGAAGCTTCCATGGCGCCGGGACATCGCGAGGATGACGGGCTATGCCCCGGGCGAACAGCCGCGCGAAGAGGGATTCGTCAAG
This window contains:
- a CDS encoding ATP-binding protein, producing the protein MRVPFLSALRKHLAFRLAAAFALLLVAVSVAGILLLRTVIKRDLENATRRELVSSMGNLVSDLGQARQEVSVLADLMASSSDESGAGRETSPLTISLVEKARSLNIEVDEVRQAEVTKEYGDLLRRAFAGMPTVDYVLSGGSPKRVSIVAAVPVGSGSERRVITASMPIGRQFLRQEKDALGGDISLFLKDEQIATSSTCYSCMQCIKETLFTAAGWRLLEGGKPLYFIFDCNPDPQAVVVTPLHTFDGRVLAVGFSRSRTGESLTLFHTTIGIVGGALAFAGVTAVVFLLLIVQALRPLKKLTRLAGEISEGRYGETIPVGGEDEVGELAGAFNRMSLSLDGAVREISAWNRTLEQRVAEKTRELEKLHLGMVEVEKLAAMGQLAAGVAHELNNPLSGIMGYSELGIELFRDKPRAEITPADVDRMITYFGHIDELSQRCRSIILDMLKFARQHDEEIADVHLNDLLERTLVFVAKQLKQGHIELVRELYPALPVIRGNPMQLQQVFTNLILNASQAMPEGGVLTVRTGLSGETVFISVSDTGKGIPPEFRHRIFDPFFTTKPVGEGTGLGLSVSYGIVKRHGGEIRVESEPGAGATFTVVLPISATIPVA
- a CDS encoding GNAT family N-acetyltransferase; translation: MPISWLDRATDIEAGEWRSVHERSAARSPFLSPSFLLPWEIAFASGRRRRIARWESSGVASGFLFLCERGDEYPGWELMGGTDVADILDALIVPGMEASFWDAVIGEFGVLLEAGPLVLQNLVAGTPTLEHLALRCAVAGLSLQIEEIERSPCMSLPGSFDEYVEGLDKKARHELRRKMRRAGEALPGISFRVCRDPGEVASAFPAFLDLHRKSHPDKAAFMTEAMAAFFSEVAQRFAEDGTLRLALLSGEPGDVAAAFQIVAGDRLLLYNSGFDPAHRDANAGLVLIARAIERAIAEGFREYDFLRGTERYKYDLGGVDRAVYRATITRA
- a CDS encoding glycosyltransferase, yielding MNVFLSGLLPALAASGIETDVLTRGTKSVVAVSRPVPGVRVLHLPCGWEEEPPTREGALRALPRFISAARTLVGDRLDEYGAVSAHYWMSGIAARAVCGARSGRLSALPLAFMFHTIEERKHRVPGTVPDAHACIRMASERALAASVDAMVCLSAFDLAETVRWRLEASPRGVVIPPGVDDRFRHPPAREAARRRLGIDPACFLFLVAARPDAAKNTEEAVTAIRRLRASGRRDVTGVVAGQRAPAGDAGGGGVAYAGPVRYDAMPDYYAAADAVVCPSPYESFGLVPLEAIASGTPIVAPRTVYWGRRVGSEGGGLAYDPADPGGIDAALAAIASDDALRVRLAAECARLAAPFTWSRCAASWVALLSRLSRRDGRPGTPRSPGGRRRP
- a CDS encoding pyridoxal phosphate-dependent aminotransferase, producing the protein MPAAAEIREAILKGSWIRKMFEEGAQLKAAIGADKVYDFTLGNPYGNPPPRLAAEIARLADHPAADLHKYMSNAGFPEVRETIAGSLAKSTGVPFSGSMLVMTAGAAGALNIALHALLSPGDEVIVVAPYFVEYMFYIRNAGGVPVVAESDADFRLDPSAVAAALTARTKAIILNTPNNPTGTIYPESALRALDVHLAERERATGNPIYVISDEPYRKIVHPGNRFDPPAASLRNCLVAYSHSKDLNIPGERIGYLAVSPRAADADEVAEACVFCNRVLGFVNAPSLMQRAVASLQDEPADMSVYTANRDALLEVLGESGFRVLPPGGAFYLFVPTPGADEMEFVSAAHAENVLVVPGSGFGRPGHFRVAYCVSPGTVERSLPAWRRLGERFFGKRGGRS
- a CDS encoding PhnD/SsuA/transferrin family substrate-binding protein — protein: MSFPRIPSILSAAVLLLSVAAGCDANKHRVEVLPAPADSRKIIRVVASDENISAFRKLVEGYSASADLTVEIIHAQSADIPGIIRKGAADLGVTARRPGPGIIEGDINYVPFAWDGAVFIAGEDAGVTALTSAQLAAIYGGRIANWKEVGGKDLPIRVVERPANSTLRAAAESVAGHSPASRSSALPIETSEAVLHATRSITGILACVPLSRTLVEKFPVVPLAIDGRPPVSSGDREAAYPYRLEYAMIFRKDAPDPVKEMANHLVSVEGVHQITSLGLVAAVDKFPVTSCHCRATDGDATPKKKSPLSGTLTIGVIPELGAIVQEKRYAGISQMIAEQLDVDTRIKLLLTYEDVVQAFQEGRIDAAFVGSLAYARLKTRFGIVPVARPEAEGVSWYRGVVVVRADGSLRSLSALRGKRFAYVPDTSAGELCMRSIQRKMGASDPVAFFGQAIRARSHEEAIRMVLEGKADAAAVKDLVLRRIVRTEPGVAAHLREIDRTSTFPENALVVSREMNARQVGRFRDLLLSIHKSVAGRRSLEALGADRFVPTADADYANVYALASDTGYPLEKK